In Halobaculum magnesiiphilum, the following proteins share a genomic window:
- a CDS encoding NADH-quinone oxidoreductase subunit J, which yields MVVETIAFALFALVTVGSSLGVVLVEDVWHSALLLGAALLSVAVHYVMLQAELLAAMQILVYVGGVLILITFAVMLVRREAEPEQLGVSDA from the coding sequence ATGGTTGTAGAGACTATCGCGTTCGCGCTGTTCGCCCTCGTCACCGTGGGGAGCAGTTTGGGCGTGGTGCTCGTCGAGGACGTGTGGCACTCCGCACTCCTCCTCGGGGCCGCGCTGCTCAGCGTCGCGGTGCACTACGTGATGTTGCAGGCGGAGCTGCTGGCCGCCATGCAGATCCTCGTCTACGTGGGCGGGGTCCTGATCCTCATCACGTTCGCCGTGATGCTGGTGCGCAGGGAGGCTGAACCGGAGCAACTCGGGGTGAGCGACGCGTGA
- a CDS encoding NADH-quinone oxidoreductase subunit B, which translates to MSSDNRPFVTDDSQVLTDTRDARMTGEDNRFNSKLREAFGSSPFILTKFDKFMNWVRGSSMFMLQFGIACCSIEMMHTYAVKHDLDRFGAGVPRASPRQADVIIVPGTIVSKFAPRMKRVYDQMPEPKFVIGMGSCTISGGPFQEGYNVVKGAEEVIPVDIHVPGCPPRPEALVYGVAKLQERIANGESSPVTVKPYELEQFGDLDRDEIVDQLAQEIDEEDLVMRYNWADSP; encoded by the coding sequence ATGAGTAGCGACAACAGACCGTTCGTCACGGACGACAGCCAGGTACTGACCGACACCCGGGACGCCCGGATGACGGGCGAGGACAACCGCTTCAACTCGAAGCTGCGCGAGGCGTTCGGCTCCTCGCCGTTCATCCTCACCAAGTTCGACAAGTTCATGAACTGGGTGCGGGGCTCCTCGATGTTCATGCTGCAGTTCGGCATCGCCTGCTGCAGCATCGAGATGATGCACACCTACGCGGTCAAACACGACCTCGACCGCTTCGGCGCGGGTGTGCCGCGCGCGTCGCCGCGACAGGCCGACGTGATCATCGTCCCCGGGACGATCGTCTCGAAGTTCGCGCCGCGGATGAAGCGCGTGTACGACCAGATGCCCGAGCCGAAGTTCGTCATCGGCATGGGCTCGTGCACCATCTCCGGCGGCCCGTTCCAGGAGGGGTACAACGTGGTCAAGGGCGCCGAGGAGGTCATCCCGGTCGACATCCACGTCCCCGGCTGCCCGCCGCGCCCCGAGGCGCTGGTCTACGGCGTCGCGAAGCTCCAGGAGCGCATCGCCAACGGCGAGTCCTCGCCGGTGACGGTGAAGCCCTACGAGCTGGAGCAGTTCGGCGACCTCGACCGCGACGAGATCGTCGACCAGCTCGCGCAGGAGATCGACGAGGAGGACCTCGTCATGCGATATAACTGGGCGGACTCCCCCTAA
- the nuoK gene encoding NADH-quinone oxidoreductase subunit NuoK, translating into MVPPQYYLLLAAAVFCIGVFGLLTRRNALLFLMSVELMLNAANINLVAFSYYWGNVTGQTFGLFTMALAAAEVAIGIGIILVLYRNFKEIDVTEATTMRW; encoded by the coding sequence ATGGTGCCGCCGCAGTACTACCTGCTCCTGGCGGCCGCCGTCTTCTGTATCGGCGTGTTCGGGCTGTTGACGCGCCGGAACGCGCTGTTGTTCCTGATGTCGGTCGAGCTGATGCTCAACGCGGCCAACATCAACCTCGTCGCGTTCTCCTACTACTGGGGGAACGTGACGGGCCAGACGTTCGGCCTGTTCACGATGGCGCTGGCGGCCGCCGAGGTCGCCATCGGTATCGGGATCATCCTCGTGCTGTACCGCAACTTCAAGGAGATCGACGTGACCGAAGCGACGACGATGAGGTGGTAA
- a CDS encoding complex I subunit 1/NuoH family protein: protein MTGAVPLQQGMLPDTIANLLGLDAFGVAGDIVAALLGAFLIANFLLINTAFAGPWAKRKITAAFTDRIAVNRIGPFGLFVIVADAVRLLSKELIVPEGADRPAWDLGPILIPFSALLGFAVIPMGSGLQLADPETGLAFAFAASSIASVGLIMMGYASNNKYSLLGGLRAVASNIAYEIPLIVTGVSVVLFTGTLQMSAIVEAQQATFVSVAGIAIPQWFAFVNPFAFVLFVVANVAEVGRNPFDIPEAPTEIVAGYQTEYSSVYFVLIYLGEFIHIFLGGAIAATLFLGGPAGPGPAALGIVWFTAKIWAFFLFTQWLRSAVPRLRVDQFIEIGWKGMLVLAFANLVLTAVIVGVLA from the coding sequence ATGACCGGGGCGGTCCCGCTTCAGCAGGGGATGCTCCCCGACACGATCGCGAACCTGCTGGGACTGGACGCGTTCGGCGTCGCCGGCGACATCGTCGCCGCGCTGCTGGGCGCGTTCCTCATCGCCAACTTCCTGCTCATCAACACGGCCTTCGCGGGCCCGTGGGCGAAACGGAAGATCACGGCGGCGTTCACCGACCGCATCGCGGTCAACCGGATCGGCCCGTTCGGCCTGTTCGTCATCGTCGCCGACGCGGTCCGGCTCCTCTCGAAGGAGCTGATCGTCCCGGAGGGGGCCGACCGTCCCGCGTGGGACCTCGGTCCGATCCTCATCCCGTTCTCGGCGCTGCTCGGCTTCGCAGTCATCCCGATGGGCAGCGGCCTGCAGTTGGCCGACCCCGAGACGGGGCTGGCGTTCGCCTTCGCCGCCTCGTCGATCGCCTCGGTCGGGCTGATCATGATGGGCTACGCGTCGAACAACAAGTACAGCCTGCTCGGCGGCCTGCGCGCCGTCGCCTCGAATATCGCCTACGAGATCCCGCTCATCGTCACCGGCGTCTCCGTCGTGCTGTTCACGGGGACGCTCCAGATGAGCGCGATCGTCGAGGCCCAGCAGGCGACGTTCGTCAGCGTCGCCGGGATCGCGATCCCGCAGTGGTTCGCGTTCGTGAATCCGTTCGCGTTCGTGCTGTTCGTGGTCGCGAACGTCGCGGAGGTCGGCCGGAACCCGTTCGACATCCCGGAGGCGCCAACCGAGATCGTCGCCGGCTACCAGACGGAGTACTCCTCCGTCTACTTCGTGCTCATCTACCTGGGCGAGTTCATCCACATCTTCCTGGGCGGCGCCATCGCGGCGACGCTGTTCCTCGGCGGCCCGGCCGGGCCCGGCCCGGCGGCGCTGGGGATCGTCTGGTTCACCGCGAAGATCTGGGCGTTCTTCCTGTTCACCCAGTGGCTGCGCTCGGCGGTCCCGCGCCTTCGTGTGGACCAGTTCATCGAGATCGGCTGGAAGGGTATGCTCGTGCTCGCGTTTGCGAACCTCGTCCTCACCGCGGTCATCGTGGGGGTGCTCGCGTAA
- a CDS encoding NADH-quinone oxidoreductase subunit A has protein sequence MNAWIAIGALAVMGVGIPLGMMAVSAILRPSVPEQGKSATYESGEIPTGSATGIQFNIQYYMVALLFVVFDIETVLIFPWAVIYQPALEAGVGLTTVLLPMLIFIGVLVVGLVWAWRQGAVKWASSPRAARQKTERS, from the coding sequence ATGAATGCATGGATAGCGATCGGCGCGTTGGCGGTGATGGGCGTGGGCATCCCGCTCGGGATGATGGCGGTGTCCGCGATCCTCCGCCCCAGCGTGCCCGAACAGGGCAAGAGCGCCACCTACGAGTCCGGTGAGATCCCGACGGGGTCGGCGACGGGCATCCAGTTCAACATCCAGTACTACATGGTTGCGCTGCTGTTCGTCGTGTTCGACATCGAGACCGTTCTGATCTTCCCGTGGGCCGTCATCTACCAGCCCGCGCTGGAGGCGGGCGTCGGGCTGACGACGGTGCTGCTCCCGATGCTGATCTTCATCGGGGTGCTCGTCGTCGGACTCGTGTGGGCGTGGCGACAGGGCGCCGTGAAGTGGGCCTCCAGCCCGCGTGCGGCGAGACAGAAGACGGAGCGTTCCTGA
- a CDS encoding NADH-quinone oxidoreductase subunit D, producing the protein MSLEEPEPDVPAPVAEQSPDELAELLGDHVIGREEHLNAPGYVIRPDAVQDVLSTLKEEAGYDHLSCVTAQEYEDRYESIYHLKKFDDPTQEVSVVVPADRENPVSESAEPVFRTADWHEREAYDLVGIDYDDHPDLRRILLPESWQGHPLSKDYDQDRPQIVPLRENANPLQEDHRGEDDTDTMFLNIGPHHPATHGVLHLKTTLDGEQVADVESDIGYLHRCEEQICQNGTYRHQIMPYPDRWDYISAGLLNEWAYARAAEDMADIEVPEYAQVIRTMGAELCRIAAHMLAVGTFALDVYGDFTAIFMYAIRDREKAQNILEDLTGQRLMFNYFRLGGVVWDLPEPREEFFEKTRDFLEDLPEALEEYHDLISGNEILQMRTIDTGVLPPEVAKSYGATGPVARGSGVDYDLRRDDPYGYYDELDWDVVTEDGCDNYSRLLVRLREVEESAKIIEQCIDLLEDWPEEDRTIQANVPRTLKPDDDTEIYRAVEGAKGELGIYMRSDGTDKPARFKIRSPCFSNLQTLPEMAEGEYVPDLVAALGSLDIVLGEVDR; encoded by the coding sequence ATGAGCCTGGAAGAACCCGAGCCGGACGTGCCGGCACCGGTCGCAGAACAGTCCCCCGACGAGCTCGCCGAGCTGCTGGGCGATCACGTGATCGGCCGCGAGGAGCACCTGAACGCGCCCGGCTACGTGATCCGGCCGGACGCGGTCCAGGACGTGCTCTCCACCCTCAAGGAGGAGGCGGGCTACGACCACCTGTCGTGTGTCACCGCCCAGGAGTACGAGGACCGCTACGAGTCGATCTACCACCTGAAGAAGTTCGACGACCCGACCCAGGAGGTCAGCGTCGTCGTCCCCGCCGACCGCGAGAACCCGGTTAGCGAGTCGGCCGAGCCGGTATTCCGGACGGCCGACTGGCACGAGCGCGAGGCGTACGACCTGGTCGGCATCGACTATGACGACCACCCCGACCTCCGCCGCATCCTCCTGCCGGAGTCCTGGCAGGGGCACCCGCTCTCGAAGGACTACGATCAGGACCGCCCGCAGATCGTCCCGCTGCGCGAGAACGCGAACCCGCTGCAGGAGGACCACCGCGGGGAGGACGACACGGACACGATGTTCCTCAACATCGGTCCCCATCACCCCGCGACCCACGGCGTCCTCCACCTGAAGACGACGCTGGACGGCGAGCAGGTCGCCGACGTGGAAAGCGACATCGGCTACCTCCACCGCTGCGAGGAGCAGATCTGTCAGAACGGCACCTACCGCCACCAGATCATGCCGTACCCCGACCGCTGGGACTACATCTCGGCGGGCCTGCTCAACGAGTGGGCGTACGCTCGCGCGGCCGAGGACATGGCCGACATCGAGGTGCCGGAGTACGCGCAGGTCATCCGGACGATGGGCGCGGAGCTGTGCCGCATCGCCGCGCACATGCTCGCGGTCGGCACGTTCGCGCTCGACGTGTACGGCGACTTCACCGCCATCTTCATGTACGCGATCCGGGACCGTGAGAAGGCCCAGAACATCCTCGAGGACCTGACGGGCCAGCGGCTCATGTTCAACTACTTCCGCCTCGGCGGGGTCGTCTGGGACCTGCCCGAGCCCCGCGAGGAGTTCTTCGAGAAGACCCGCGACTTCCTCGAGGACCTCCCGGAGGCGCTGGAGGAGTACCACGACCTCATCTCGGGCAACGAGATCCTCCAGATGCGGACCATCGACACCGGCGTGCTGCCGCCGGAGGTCGCGAAGAGCTACGGCGCCACGGGCCCCGTCGCCCGCGGCTCCGGCGTCGACTACGACCTCCGCCGCGACGACCCGTACGGCTACTACGACGAGCTCGACTGGGACGTGGTGACCGAGGACGGCTGCGACAACTACAGTCGCCTCCTCGTGCGCCTGCGCGAGGTCGAGGAGTCCGCGAAGATCATCGAGCAGTGCATCGACCTGCTGGAGGACTGGCCCGAGGAGGACCGGACCATCCAGGCCAACGTCCCGCGGACGCTGAAGCCGGACGACGACACCGAGATCTACCGCGCGGTCGAGGGCGCCAAGGGCGAGCTCGGCATCTACATGCGCTCGGACGGCACGGACAAGCCGGCCCGCTTCAAGATCCGGTCGCCGTGCTTCTCGAACCTCCAGACGCTGCCGGAGATGGCCGAGGGCGAGTACGTGCCCGACCTCGTCGCCGCGCTCGGTAGCCTGGACATCGTCCTCGGCGAGGTGGACAGATGA
- a CDS encoding NuoI/complex I 23 kDa subunit family protein, producing MIGLLKGMATTMKHALDGKTFTVEYPDVAPEVSPRFRGVHKFSQERCIWCRQCENVCPNDTIQIVQDDQRNGEQYNLHIGQCIYCRLCEEVCPVDAILLTQNFEFTADTKDEFVYNKEQLKNVPWYKGIDPLASREPDRGAWIGEGDGEIDYQ from the coding sequence ATGATCGGACTACTCAAAGGAATGGCGACGACGATGAAGCACGCGCTGGACGGCAAGACGTTCACGGTCGAGTACCCGGACGTCGCGCCCGAAGTGAGCCCCAGGTTCCGCGGGGTACACAAGTTCTCCCAGGAGCGGTGCATCTGGTGCCGCCAGTGTGAGAACGTCTGTCCGAACGACACGATCCAGATCGTGCAGGACGACCAGCGCAACGGCGAACAGTACAACCTCCACATCGGCCAGTGCATCTACTGCCGGCTGTGTGAGGAGGTGTGTCCGGTGGACGCGATCCTGCTGACGCAGAACTTCGAGTTCACCGCCGACACGAAAGACGAGTTCGTCTACAACAAGGAGCAGCTGAAGAACGTCCCCTGGTACAAGGGGATCGACCCGCTCGCGTCGCGCGAGCCCGACCGGGGCGCCTGGATCGGCGAGGGCGACGGCGAGATCGACTACCAGTAA
- a CDS encoding proton-conducting membrane transporter, with protein MSDAGSRPRLKLGGHLLPGLAAVALFAVLAVVFLQASFGEPAGFPEGASITASIGYAMFNVDTGAISGTVVSGEGFVVAFVLIAIVLDVAIDGAVFLAKRDEDGGIGGVLTDGGREIRDKLRGGED; from the coding sequence GTGAGCGACGCCGGCTCGCGACCGCGGCTGAAGCTCGGGGGGCACCTGCTTCCCGGCCTGGCGGCCGTCGCGCTGTTCGCCGTCCTCGCGGTCGTGTTCCTGCAGGCCTCCTTCGGGGAGCCCGCCGGGTTCCCCGAGGGTGCCTCGATCACCGCGAGCATCGGCTACGCGATGTTCAACGTCGACACGGGAGCCATCTCCGGGACGGTCGTCTCGGGCGAGGGCTTCGTCGTGGCGTTCGTCCTCATCGCGATCGTGCTCGACGTCGCGATCGACGGGGCGGTGTTCCTCGCGAAGCGCGACGAGGACGGCGGCATCGGGGGGGTGCTCACCGACGGCGGACGGGAGATCCGCGACAAGCTCCGGGGGGGTGAGGACTGA
- a CDS encoding NADH-quinone oxidoreductase subunit N: MDPVLLQADQLPSWTALAPALALAATGLVLIAVDSIDPDDSRPALLAGIATVGSLASLGFAGWFLSAGTGQAGTGGAIALFGDALVVDGMALFFQAVFASVTALVVVASYDYLSDHPYRAEFYSLVLFAATGMALMAAANSLAVAFIALELASLPSYALVAFLKRNAGSVEAGLKYFLIGALSSSVFAFGISLVYAATGSLLLPDVYDALAGGVEGLTGVAAVGILMVAGGFAFKTASVPFHFWAPEAYEGAPAPVSAFLSSASKAAGFALAFRVFVVGFPLDAGIDWVLLFQVLAVVTMTLGNFAAATQEEVKRMLAYSSIGHAGYALIGLAAFTGGAGGDVIGASMAHLLVYGFMNTGAFLFVALAEHWEIGRTFDDYAGLASRAPMASVAMSVFMFSLAGLPPFGGFFSKYFLFMGAIDAGFWWLAAVGAVNSALSLFYYSRVVKALWLDDAVGEFELGSTPTALYAAVVFAAVATLLLLPGFAPVIETAQSVATTIIP, encoded by the coding sequence ATGGATCCCGTGCTCCTGCAGGCCGACCAGCTCCCCTCCTGGACCGCGCTCGCGCCGGCGCTGGCGCTCGCGGCGACCGGCCTCGTGCTGATCGCCGTCGACAGTATCGACCCCGACGACTCCCGGCCGGCGCTGTTGGCCGGCATCGCGACCGTCGGGTCGCTCGCGTCGCTCGGGTTCGCCGGCTGGTTCCTCTCGGCCGGAACCGGGCAGGCGGGCACCGGCGGCGCCATCGCGCTGTTCGGCGACGCGCTCGTCGTCGACGGCATGGCGCTGTTCTTCCAGGCCGTGTTCGCCTCCGTGACCGCGCTCGTCGTGGTCGCGAGCTACGACTACCTCAGCGACCACCCGTACCGGGCGGAGTTCTACTCGCTGGTGCTGTTCGCGGCGACCGGGATGGCGCTGATGGCGGCGGCCAACTCCCTGGCCGTGGCGTTCATCGCGCTGGAACTCGCCTCGCTGCCGTCCTACGCGCTGGTGGCGTTCCTCAAGCGGAACGCCGGCAGCGTCGAGGCGGGGCTGAAGTACTTCCTCATCGGCGCGCTGTCGTCGTCGGTGTTCGCGTTCGGCATCTCGCTGGTGTACGCCGCGACCGGGAGCCTCCTGCTGCCGGACGTGTACGACGCGCTCGCGGGCGGCGTCGAGGGGCTCACCGGCGTCGCGGCCGTCGGCATCCTGATGGTCGCCGGCGGGTTCGCGTTCAAGACCGCCTCCGTCCCGTTCCACTTCTGGGCGCCGGAGGCGTACGAGGGCGCGCCCGCGCCCGTCTCGGCGTTCCTCTCGTCGGCCTCGAAGGCGGCCGGTTTCGCGCTCGCGTTCCGCGTGTTCGTCGTCGGCTTCCCGCTGGACGCCGGCATCGACTGGGTGCTCCTGTTCCAGGTGCTCGCGGTCGTCACGATGACGCTCGGGAACTTCGCCGCCGCGACCCAGGAGGAGGTCAAGCGCATGCTCGCGTACTCCTCGATCGGGCACGCGGGCTACGCGCTCATCGGCCTGGCCGCCTTCACCGGCGGCGCCGGCGGCGACGTGATCGGCGCGTCGATGGCGCACCTGCTCGTGTACGGCTTCATGAACACCGGCGCGTTCCTGTTCGTCGCGCTCGCGGAACACTGGGAGATCGGCCGGACATTCGACGACTACGCGGGGCTGGCGAGCCGGGCGCCGATGGCGTCGGTCGCCATGTCCGTGTTCATGTTCTCGCTGGCGGGGCTGCCCCCGTTCGGCGGGTTCTTCTCGAAGTACTTCCTGTTCATGGGCGCGATCGACGCCGGCTTCTGGTGGCTCGCGGCCGTCGGGGCCGTCAACAGCGCGCTGTCGCTGTTCTACTACAGCCGCGTCGTGAAGGCGCTGTGGCTCGACGACGCGGTCGGCGAGTTCGAGCTCGGCTCGACGCCGACGGCGCTGTACGCCGCGGTCGTGTTCGCCGCCGTCGCGACACTGCTGCTGCTGCCCGGCTTCGCGCCGGTCATCGAGACGGCCCAGTCGGTCGCGACGACGATTATCCCGTAA
- the nuoL gene encoding NADH-quinone oxidoreductase subunit L, whose amino-acid sequence MAGIFDFGPAIVLLPFLSFLIALGTALSGRDLLPKGGAIPGIAATAGSLVLSVAMAAAVAGGEVYDETIYTWAAGAVPGTEGIELTFGLLIDPLSSMMLVIVTLIALLVHVFSLGYMNDDGQTGLPRYYAGLGLFTASMLGFVVADNLLMAFMFFELVGLCSYLLIGFHFREPGPPSAAKKAFLVTRFGDYFFLIGVVAVFATFGTAQFAGENAFPVLAEQALAGEFAANTFLGLGTEAWFTVVGLLVLGGVIGKSAQFPLHTWLPDAMEGPTPVSALIHAATMVAAGVYLVARMYGFYAVSPTALGVIALVGGFTALFAGTMGIVKRELKQVLAYSTISQYGYMMLALGAGGYVAATFHLLTHAFFKALLFLGAGSVILAMHHNENMWDMGGLKDEMPVTYYSFLAGSLALAGIFPFAGFWSKDEVLYYSLVHGLAGQPLLLLGYVFGLLAVPVTAFYTFRMVFLTFHGDARTEEAESPESVRWNVKGPLAVLGVLATVAGAVNLAPVRTLTGAHVDFLHAWLDGGFTDLTVHHYGEIDPYSSVYLAGSEVTTVLLGAAVSLGLALLGLGLAYRLYAVPEPVEHTDKLGSVKDLLYDNYYQDEYQVYLANRVVLPLARAADTFDQGVVDGAVNAVSSVSLFSGSRIRRIQTGVVSNYAALVTLGLTALLVVFGVLGGWLL is encoded by the coding sequence ATGGCAGGAATCTTCGACTTCGGGCCGGCCATCGTACTGCTCCCGTTCCTCTCGTTCCTGATCGCGCTCGGGACGGCCCTCTCGGGGCGTGACCTGCTCCCGAAGGGCGGCGCCATCCCCGGCATCGCGGCGACCGCGGGGTCGCTGGTGCTGTCGGTCGCGATGGCCGCCGCCGTGGCGGGGGGCGAGGTGTACGACGAAACGATCTACACGTGGGCCGCCGGCGCGGTGCCGGGCACGGAGGGGATCGAGCTGACGTTCGGCCTGCTCATCGACCCGCTGTCGTCGATGATGCTCGTCATCGTGACGCTCATCGCCCTGCTGGTGCACGTGTTCTCGCTCGGCTACATGAACGACGACGGCCAGACCGGCCTCCCGCGCTACTACGCCGGGCTCGGCCTGTTCACGGCGTCCATGCTCGGGTTCGTCGTGGCCGACAACCTCCTGATGGCGTTCATGTTCTTCGAGCTGGTGGGGCTGTGTTCGTACCTCCTCATCGGCTTCCACTTCCGCGAGCCCGGCCCACCGTCGGCCGCGAAGAAGGCGTTCCTCGTCACCCGGTTCGGCGACTACTTCTTCCTGATCGGCGTCGTCGCCGTGTTCGCGACGTTCGGCACCGCGCAGTTCGCCGGGGAGAACGCCTTCCCGGTGCTGGCCGAACAGGCGCTCGCGGGCGAGTTCGCGGCGAACACGTTCCTCGGGCTCGGCACCGAGGCGTGGTTCACCGTCGTCGGCCTGCTCGTGCTCGGCGGCGTGATCGGCAAGTCCGCGCAGTTCCCGCTGCACACGTGGCTCCCCGACGCGATGGAGGGCCCGACGCCGGTCTCGGCGCTCATCCACGCGGCGACGATGGTAGCCGCCGGCGTCTACCTCGTCGCCCGGATGTACGGCTTCTACGCCGTCTCGCCGACGGCGCTGGGCGTCATCGCCCTCGTCGGCGGCTTCACGGCGCTGTTCGCCGGGACGATGGGCATCGTGAAGCGCGAGCTGAAGCAGGTGCTCGCGTACTCCACTATCTCGCAGTACGGCTACATGATGCTCGCGCTGGGCGCGGGCGGCTACGTGGCCGCGACGTTCCACCTGCTCACCCACGCGTTCTTCAAGGCGCTGCTGTTCCTCGGCGCCGGCTCGGTCATCCTCGCGATGCACCACAACGAGAACATGTGGGACATGGGCGGGCTCAAGGACGAGATGCCCGTGACGTACTACTCGTTCCTCGCCGGGTCGCTGGCGCTGGCGGGAATCTTCCCGTTCGCCGGCTTCTGGTCGAAGGACGAGGTCCTCTACTACTCGCTGGTCCACGGGCTGGCCGGGCAGCCGCTCCTGCTGCTCGGCTACGTCTTCGGCCTGCTGGCGGTACCCGTCACCGCGTTCTACACCTTCCGGATGGTGTTCCTCACCTTCCACGGCGACGCCCGCACCGAGGAGGCGGAGTCGCCCGAGTCGGTCCGCTGGAACGTGAAGGGGCCGCTCGCGGTGCTCGGCGTGCTCGCGACGGTCGCGGGCGCGGTCAACCTCGCGCCGGTCCGCACCCTCACGGGCGCGCATGTGGACTTCCTACATGCGTGGCTCGACGGCGGCTTTACCGACCTGACGGTCCACCACTACGGCGAGATCGACCCGTACTCCTCGGTGTATCTCGCGGGCAGCGAGGTGACGACGGTTCTGCTGGGCGCGGCGGTGTCGCTCGGGCTGGCGCTGCTGGGCCTGGGGCTCGCCTACCGCCTGTACGCGGTTCCCGAGCCCGTCGAGCACACCGACAAGCTCGGCTCCGTGAAGGACCTGCTGTACGACAACTACTACCAGGACGAGTATCAGGTGTACCTCGCGAACCGGGTCGTGCTCCCCCTCGCCCGCGCCGCGGACACCTTCGACCAGGGCGTCGTCGACGGCGCCGTGAACGCCGTCTCCAGCGTGAGCCTGTTCTCCGGCTCGCGCATCCGGCGCATCCAGACCGGCGTCGTGAGTAACTACGCCGCGCTGGTGACGCTGGGGCTGACGGCGCTGCTCGTCGTCTTCGGGGTTCTCGGGGGGTGGTTACTGTGA
- a CDS encoding complex I subunit 4 family protein yields the protein MIIEALIGVTFLAALVVMLAPDRYAGKLAFALSLLPVVGSLYMWAGFDAGGNALMAGSIAYETQLDWLTVAGYDLQWFVGVDGISLPLVVLSTVLSSLAIVSAWTPIDTRQSQFYGLMLFMEANLLGVFTALDFFLWFVFWEAVLVPMYFLIGVWGGPRRKYAAIKFFVYTNIASLAMFIAFMALVFNLPVGSFGLPEITQSLQAGELSSFVGLDPATLKLAAFAAMFAGFAVKVPVVPFHTWLPDAHVEAPTPVSVMLAGVLLKMGTYALLRFNFTMLPDVATRPLVATVIAAVAVVSVIYGAMLALAQQDLKRIVAYSSVSSMGYVILGLIAYTGLGIGGATFQMVAHGLISGLMFMAVGVIYNVTHTRMVGDMSGMADRMPVTVGILVAGAFGYMGLPLMAGFAAEYFIFQGAFASTVIPSAPLFTAASMFGIVIVAGYLLFAMQRTLFGEFSLETDYEVRRAHFHDVAPLAVLLLCTIALGVAPNIFFEMITDAIEPVVAVVGGGA from the coding sequence GTGATAATCGAAGCACTCATCGGAGTCACGTTCCTCGCCGCGCTGGTCGTCATGCTGGCGCCCGACAGGTACGCGGGGAAGCTCGCGTTCGCGCTGAGCCTCCTGCCGGTCGTCGGGAGCCTGTACATGTGGGCCGGCTTCGACGCCGGCGGGAACGCGCTCATGGCCGGGAGCATCGCCTACGAAACGCAGCTCGACTGGCTGACGGTCGCCGGCTACGACCTCCAGTGGTTCGTCGGCGTCGACGGTATCAGCCTCCCGCTGGTCGTCCTCTCGACGGTGCTGTCCTCGCTGGCGATCGTGTCGGCGTGGACGCCCATCGACACGCGCCAGTCGCAGTTCTACGGCCTGATGCTGTTCATGGAGGCGAACCTGCTGGGCGTGTTCACCGCGCTCGACTTCTTCCTGTGGTTCGTCTTCTGGGAGGCCGTGCTGGTCCCGATGTACTTCCTCATCGGCGTGTGGGGCGGCCCGCGCCGGAAGTACGCCGCGATCAAGTTCTTCGTCTACACGAACATCGCCAGCCTCGCGATGTTCATCGCGTTCATGGCGCTGGTGTTCAACCTCCCCGTCGGCTCCTTCGGGCTGCCGGAGATCACGCAGTCGTTGCAGGCCGGGGAGTTGAGTAGCTTCGTCGGGCTCGATCCGGCGACGCTGAAGCTGGCCGCCTTCGCGGCCATGTTCGCGGGCTTCGCGGTGAAGGTGCCCGTCGTCCCGTTCCACACCTGGCTGCCTGACGCCCACGTCGAGGCGCCGACGCCGGTGTCGGTGATGCTGGCGGGCGTCCTCCTGAAGATGGGGACGTACGCCCTGCTTCGGTTCAACTTCACCATGCTGCCGGACGTGGCGACGCGGCCGCTCGTCGCAACGGTCATCGCCGCGGTCGCCGTCGTCTCGGTCATCTACGGCGCGATGCTCGCGCTGGCACAGCAGGATCTCAAGCGCATCGTCGCGTACTCCTCCGTCTCGTCGATGGGGTACGTCATCCTCGGGCTCATCGCGTACACGGGCCTCGGGATCGGCGGCGCGACGTTCCAGATGGTCGCCCACGGGCTCATCTCCGGGCTGATGTTCATGGCGGTCGGCGTCATCTACAACGTCACCCACACGCGCATGGTGGGCGACATGTCCGGGATGGCCGACCGGATGCCCGTGACGGTGGGCATCCTCGTCGCCGGCGCGTTCGGCTACATGGGCCTGCCGCTCATGGCCGGCTTCGCGGCCGAGTACTTCATCTTCCAGGGGGCGTTCGCCTCGACGGTGATCCCGTCGGCGCCGCTGTTCACGGCGGCGTCGATGTTCGGCATCGTCATCGTGGCCGGCTACCTCCTGTTCGCGATGCAGCGCACGCTGTTCGGGGAGTTCTCCCTGGAGACGGACTACGAGGTGCGCCGCGCGCACTTCCACGACGTGGCGCCGCTGGCGGTGCTGCTGCTTTGCACCATCGCGCTCGGCGTCGCGCCGAACATCTTCTTCGAGATGATCACTGACGCGATCGAGCCGGTGGTCGCGGTCGTCGGGGGTGGTGCCTGA